The Ursus arctos isolate Adak ecotype North America unplaced genomic scaffold, UrsArc2.0 scaffold_25, whole genome shotgun sequence DNA segment ggagagagagagagattgagagcatgagcagggagaggggcagagggagagagagaagcagactccctgatgagcaaggagctgatgcagggctggatcccaggaccccggaatcacaagggctggatcccaggatccccggATTACGACCGAGCTGagggcaaacgcttaaccaactgagccacccaggcgtcccagcctGCAATTTCAATTTGAACAAGTGATGCCAAGCTGGGTTGGTCAGAATCCCAGAAAGCCATTTCGTCCAATAATCTTATTTTAACCgcggaggaaactgaggcccagggaagcaaAGTGCCTGCCCATAGCTACAGAGGGATAAAACCAAAACTAAGACCCAGGCCAAAAATGTCAGGGCAGAGGGTTCTGTCCCCACGGCAGTATCCACATCCTTAATTCAGCTCCTGTATACAGGAGGGGCTGAACGCTCCCTGGAAGTGGGGCTCCAGCCTTCTGACCAAAGCAGCGGCTCTCCCTGTCATCTTCCCCCTTCTTTTTGGCCCTCTCGCTGCTTTTGCATAGAAATAAACAGGCAAGGCAACCTGGAAAAGATCCTTCTGGAAACAGAGGTGGCCTTTCCTGCTCCAGAACTTTGTCTAGGATCAGGGTCTGGAATAGGACTGATGAAGGGGAAGGTTTCAACTCCAGGGCTGTAAAGTTACATCCCATCCCTTCTCCTCGGCTGCCCCGCTCTTGCCATCAGCAGAGGTATGTgcttatgtaatttaaaattcccATCCAATTTTTAAAGTGCATTCACGCAATTCCTAAAGACACTTGGGATTAACACTGAGGTTAAAGGGCAATGAATCTTTTTATAGTGTGCGTTTTCCCGCATCAAGTGAGCACGGATACAGGAATAGGCCACGAGATCGTGTTCAAATGTCAGCTATTAACAGCTGAGCCGAAAACTAGAGCAAAGCTGTCGTGGGATGTGTCCGTGGTGCTTCTGGCCTCTCCTGCTCACCTACTGTCCTAGAGCCTGGGTGGAATTACATCTGGGGGCAGGTGTACCTTGTTCATGAAGCAGAAGGGGCTGGAGGCTATACGAGCTAAAAACCTACACAGTTCGCAGTTAGAGATGAAAGGCtgcagaaatgtttattgaatacagTGCCAggtttataaataaaacttatttacAATTTCCATAGAGTTGGTCCCCCATCAGAGAGGTGGTTAAATCTCCAAACAGTTTATCTCAAGATTTACAGAAACGTTCAAGTACATCTCCTTTCCAAATGGCCACGGTGAAGGGTAACTTCTGTTATCAGAACTCCCGCCATCTTTGCTACAGACGTGTCGAAGGAACATTagaagagctggagaaagaacacacACTCCACCCATGCCGATACCTTCTTACTCCGAGGGATACGGACAGCAAAGGGTTTCTGTCTCCTACAAGACAACTTCGggggattgaaaaaaaaaaaaggaaggtactAACTGCCAGCTGAAGGGGATAGGTTAAGACACATTCGTGGAATCTCGTCACTGCCGAAAGGATAGTgtatttcagatatacaataatTAATTCAGATGTTGAAAATAATTGAACAAAAGAGCAGACTTTTGACCAAATTTACATTCTTTGTTTAGGAAGAAATTCCCAGTATGCTGAGGGGCTAGTAATATGTTGCTACTCCAACGGGCCACAGCGGCACTAGGGAGGCCTACTGGACGGCCACTCGTCACAACACAGGTTACAGGTACAGTCAGACATGCATTtataaagagaatataaaaatatgtacagtAGCTCATTTTCGATGTAAGTTGCCGAAAGACACCAATTAGAGTGTGCAAAAATTCATTTgtctaaaaatcagaaaaagccTTCCTTGGCAACAGTGCGTCAAAAGCCCATCTGAAACTTCAAGATGCATTTGCCTTGCCCAACACCTACCCCCAACAGATGGAGAACAAAACTATGAAAGTTTGCCAAGTACTCAGCAGTTTCTTATGGCAAGTCTCAGGCTCAAGCGGGATGCCAGTTAAACTagtcactttatatatatataaatatatgtatatatttatagagCAGTTAGAAGTACGGGGCAAGAGTGTACAGGGAGGTGCTAACCAACTTTAAGGGTATGGACCCAACACCCAGCTATTTCCTCTCACGAACACATGCAGCCTGCAAACACCCCGCCTGGGCTGGTCTTCCCCTCAAAAGCCAGAGGCGAAAGGCTCCCACGGACGGGGCTGCCCTCTGCACCGAGCAGGGACTCAGCACACCCTGGGGGAAAGGCTTCGCCTCCTGTACAGGATGCGGGCCATGTGAAGAATCCGGTTTCAAAAGCAGTCTTTTTGGAAGGACTGTGGGACCACTGCAATGGAGCCCACCCAGCTTCTAGAAAAAGACTTGACAGAAGAGTTAAGACAGAaggcaaagttttaaaaaacaagttaaatgacCCCCAACTCTCTTTGAAACTACCAAGAAGCCAACGGTCACAGGCCTGAGATGGGTCAACACTTGGCCTCCTTGCAAGAAACATCCAGGAGCCCTCGGTCCTCCCTCTCTCACCTGAAGACCCTCCGAGGTGTTCTCAGGTGTTCCGTCCAGATTCGGGGAATTGTGAAAGTCCCCTCCAGCTCCGTGTCTCTCCTACAACCACCCAGTCTAAGGACCAACGGCAGGAGATGGGCGGGCTCCTCTCCACTGCTCTGACCTATCCCTCTGGCAGGAAATTGAACAAGCTGCAAAATGCCAGAAAGacagggagtaggagagggagaagccaagggTCTCTGTAAATCAGCCCTGAATGCACCCATTTGGCTGCCAAGAGCTTCTTGCCGCCTCGCCAGCAGCCTGCCGCGGGTCCCTGGCAAATGAAAACCTCTCACAGAAACACTCAAAAAACCCAACCCTTCTTCCTGGTGCGATACAAAACGCACATCCAGCCTGCATTTCAGAACGAGTTCTGCCCTAGATGCGGTATTTCTTTAAAGGGGTTTTTAAAGCACACCAATCCCACTGCAAAGACCAGTACCGGCATCTCCGTTTTGGTTACAGGTTTATAATTAGACACAAAATCCCCTCCAGGCTGGAGTTCTGCTTTCAAGCTGGGGGCTAGCATTAGTTCTACttgggaggggggcggggagagcggggagggggggtgggaagagcggggaggggggggtaGCAAAGTCAACTTTGAGGggcaaaaaacaggaaaaggaggCTAAGGGAAGTATCATCATAAATTAGAAATCATGACTCAAAGGTGACCGGTAGTGTCTTTCAGGCATAAAGACTGGCTTAGAAGGGACTACTGCTTCCACCACACGGCGAGGATTGAATTACAGACAGACACACTCAATCATGTCTCTTGCACAGATGGTCTCAAGTAGTTACGTAAAACAGGTAATCAGCAGCACGACTGAGAAGAACCCCTAAGTACATGCTTGAgaaaaagtggtttttttccttaagaagagCGCCACTGCCTGAATAATCATTAAGTTACCAGGGttcactccccccccacccccccaccccagtgaaAATACAAGTAGACCTACAGGGCCATAGATAGGATGAAGCCAGTGCTGTCTGCCCGGTTCGAGGCAAGGTCTCAGGCTGAGGTTGGTGCTGGGAtgtcaggagggagggagggcgggagggtgACGAGCCCAAGGCTGGGCTGCGGGCTTTTAAAGGTACTGACCTCTCCTCCGACTGCCTTGTCCCCGTTGAGATCTCAGCTTTACAAAGCATTTAACACCACTTTAAGTTAATGGTctttttttattggaaaaaaaaaaaaaaagactagcatTTACAACTTGGAATGGACGTAAATTATAATTTCTTGATCAGCAAATGTTGATGGTTGTGCTGAGGTCCACGGCCACAGCCTACTCTGCCGGCTCCAAGTCATGGATCAGGaggttttaaaaacagagagtCCAGAGATGCTCCCTTggtaaaggtttctttttttttttttttgatttgtgtGAATGGTGACAGCCTGACACCCATTTCGCTCTAGGACAACGCGGACAACGCTAAACCAACACACGCAGCATGCCACCGGGATGAGTGTCACCGTCACCGGGGGTGGAGGCACCCGGAAGTACAAGGGGGCCGTCCTGCGAAGTGGGGCTACAACTAGACAGTTTATCCTTCACCCATGCTTCTGCACAGCATCCTGAGGTAAaccaatttaaaatgtttgttttcagtAAACCGGCTATGACAATTTATACTAACAAATTGAACTAGAACCCATCTGAagaagttttaaatttgttttttcatttttcgtTTTTAATACAAATGCCTGACTGTGCTCAATTGTCAAGCTGCATGCATGAAAAACTGGCCAGCCCAAACAGTGTATTAATCATGAGCAAATGGAACTGCAAGGAGTCCACTAGGCGCTTCCTTATCATTAAGGTAGTACAAGTATTTATATCGTAAAACTCATGTGTAGCTTGATCTTGAGGGGACAGGACCACCAACCAATACAtgcagattgtgtgtgtgtggacagaaGGTACTTTTGACATTCAGTTTTGCTATATAGAAACAGAATGagtaaatgaacttttttttttttttgcaagaggTAAGTAAAAGATTCAATTTGATTCTTCTAGAAGGGGGGAAAGGAGTTGAAAGTAGACCTTCATTTTGCAGTCATCATCTGTACGAATtctgaaaagacaaataatcatAACTTTTGGTTATCTTCAAAAGCAGCTTGAATGAACACAACATCTCTACTCTgcacaaggaaaataaataaaatcagtgtcTCGTGAAGCAGTTAACTTGTGCACAGATACTGAAGGGAAGACTATTACGAAGTAAGCTGAAGAGATGTAGTGTTTTTACCTTCATAGTTGACTTGCCCATCTCCATCAATATCTGCTTCTCTGATCATTTCATCTACTTCTTCATCTGTTAGTTTTTCTCCTAAGTTGGTCATGACATGACGGAGCTCTGCTGCACTGATGTAACCATTGCCATCCTGTAAACATCAAGCAGGTGCTACTGAGAGCAGTGGAGAGGGCTTCTGAGCGGTCTGACTTACTCGCGCCCTCGCCCGGCACTGCCAACGCTGCACATGGGGACAGGTGGCCCAGCtccagtgtcccccccccccaacccaccaAGTGCGAGCCCCCGGTGAACACCGAAAACGCAGGGGCTTGGCCGACGCCACCAAACTGAAAGCAGCAACCAAGAAACGTGGTTCAGAATTCCCCACCCTCAGCCAATTTAAGGCTGCCGCAGTTAAGTCGGCATATTACCAAGTCAGATCACCACAGAGGCCCAGGCAATTCGGTTTAAGCGTTCTAAGTATTTCAGCAACGGTAGCAAAGAAGCCGTCCATAAGGACCGTCTGCAACACAGCCGCAGGATTACCTTGTCAAAGACTCGGAATGCCTCGCGAATTTCTTCTTCACTGTctgtatctttcatttttctagcCATCATGGTCAAAAATTCTGGGAAGTCAATGGTGCCATtacctcaaattaaaaaacaaaagctccCATCAAATAAACGCTCCGGTGATGCCCCCCGGCCACGATAATCTCCGAAGCCCGTTAGAGAACGGTTAAGACTCACCCGGACAAACCGATCAGTTATTTTATGAGGTTAAACCATTTGTGAGTCTCAACTGTTCGAATACTTCGCAGGGCAGTTTCCCATGATTCCTGTCATTCCAACTAGTAATCAGGGTCCAGGACAGCACTTTATGATGCAAAGGAAACTGCACGTGTGGGTTCTTGACCGCTAACGGCGCTTGTGCAGTTCAAGAGCAGAAAGCCCACGGCACCCTTCCACTCCTGATGGAAGCACTCGAGaccgcctccccacccccaccccgagtgAGGGGGAGCCCTCGGACCTACCACTACGCCTGGGCTCGTGATGCTGGTCAAGGCCCAGAACTGGCCCGCCAGTACAACGAAATGTTTTTACGGAAGAAAAGGATtacaggagggggaaaaaaccgACTTTCTTATGCCACAGACCATAAAGTATCACATACAGTCTTCTCCAGAAAGCGTTTCCGGGCCACGTTCTGATAAGTCACCTAATCATTTTTTCTCCAACTCAGGATCTTT contains these protein-coding regions:
- the CALM1 gene encoding calmodulin-1 isoform X2, whose amino-acid sequence is MADQLTEEQIAEFKEAFSLFDKDGDGTITTKELGTVMRSLGQNPTEAELQDMINEVDADGNGTIDFPEFLTMMARKMKDTDSEEEIREAFRVFDKDGNGYISAAELRHVMTNLGEKLTDEEVDEMIREADIDGDGQVNYEEFVQMMTAK
- the CALM1 gene encoding calmodulin-1 isoform X1; translation: MADQLTEEQIAEFKEAFSLFDKDGDGTITTKELGTVMRSLGQNPTEAELQDMINEVDADGNGTIDFPEFLTMMARKMKDTDSEEEIREAFRVFDKDGNGYISAAELRHVMTNLGEKLTDEEVDEMIREADIDGDGQVNYEGKNTTSLQLTS